The Streptomyces sp. cg36 genomic interval AACTGGCCCGCTACAAGCGGCAGGTCGAGCAGCGCTGGGGCGAGATGGTCTACGACGGCCTGTGGTTCTCCCCGCTCAAGCGCGCCCTGGACGGCTTCATCAACGAGGCCAACCAGCACGTCACCGGCGACATCCGGATGACCCTGCACGGCGGTCGTGCCGTCGTCACCGGCCGGAAGTCCGAGGAGTCGCTGTACGACTTCAACCTCGCCACCTACGACTCGGGCGACACCTTCGACCAGTCCAAGGCGCAGGGCTTCATCGAGATCTTCGGCCTCTCCTCGAAGATCGCCGCGCGGCGTGATCTGCAGGCGTAGCCCGACGCGGACCCGGCGCAACGACGACTCGCGGTAGGTGCCGCCTCCCCGATCCTCCGCGGCGGGGAGGCGGCACCTACATCCACCCTTGTGAGGAGCAACAGCTGTGAGCAGCAACAACGGTGACGTCCGCCTCTGGGGCGGCCGTTTCGCCGACGGTCCCGCCGAGGCGCTGGCGAAGCTGTCCGCGTCGGTCCACTTCGACTGGCGGCTGGCGCCGTACGACATCGCCGGCTCCCGCGCCCACGCGCGCGTGCTGCACACGGCGGGCCTGCTCACGGCCGACGAACTCCAGCGCATGATCGCCGGTCTCGACCTGCTGGAGGCCGATGTCGCCGACGGCTCCTTCACCGGCACCATCGCCGACGAGGACGTGCACACCGCCCTGGAGCGGGGCCTGTTGGAGCGGCTCGGCCCCGACCTCGGCGGCAAGCTGCGGGCCGGCCGCTCCCGCAACGACCAGGTGGCCACCCTCTTCCGGATGTACCTGCGCGACCACGCCCGGATCATCGGCGGGCTGGTCGCCGAGCTCCAGGACGCGCTGGTCGGCCTCGCCGAGGCGCACCCGGACGTGGCGATGCCCGGCCGCACCCACCTCCAGCACGCCCAGCCGGTCCTCTTCGCCCACCACGTACTGGCGCACGTCCAGTCGCTGTCGCGGGACGCCGAGCGGCTGCGGCAGTGGGACACGCGCACGGCGGTCTCGCCGTACGGCTCGGGCGCGCTCGCGGGCAGCAGCCTGGGCCTGGACCCCGAGGCGGTGGCCCGGGACCTCGGCTTCGAGCACGGCAGCGTCGGCAACTCCATCGACGGCACGGCCTCGCGGGACTTCGTGGCGGAGTTCGCCTTCATCACCGCGATGATCGGCGTCAACCTCTCCCGGATCGCCGAGGAGGTCATCATCTGGAACACGAAGGAGTTCTCCTTCGTCACCCTGCACGACGCCTTCTCCACCGGCTCCTCGATCATGCCGCAGAAGAAGAACCCGGACATCGCGGAGCTGGCGCGCGGCAAGTCCGGCCGGCTGATCGGCAACCTCACCGGGCTGCTGGCGACGCTGAAGGCGCTGCCGCTGGCGTACAACCGTGACCTCCAGGAGGACAAGGAGCCGGTCTTCGACTCCTGCGACCAGCTGGAGGTCCTGCTCCCCGCGTTCACCGGCATGATGGCGACCCTCACGGTCAACCGGGAGCGGATGGAGGAGCTGGCGCCCGCGGGCTTCTCGCTCGCCACCGACATCGCCGAATGGCTGGTCAAGCAGGGCGTGCCGTTCCGGGTGGCGCACGAGGTCGCGGGGGAGTGCGTCAAGGCCGCCGAGGCGGACGGCAAGGAGCTCGACGAGCTGACCGACGAGCAGTTCGCGAAGATCTCCGACCGGCTCACCCCGCAGGTGCGCACCGTCCTCGACGTCCCCGGCGCGCTGGCCTCGCGCAACGGCCGCGGCGGCACCGCCCCCTCCGCCGTCGCCGTGCAACTCGCCGAGGTGAAGGCCGACCTGGCGGTCCAGCACGCCTGGGCCACCGCCAAGGGGTAGGACCCGCGGTACGGGGTGTGCGCGCCGCGCATGCCCCGTACGGATGGAGTGCGCCGCCGATGTCGATCAGCGGCACCCGTTTCGTGCGACCATTGGTTC includes:
- the argH gene encoding argininosuccinate lyase, which encodes MSSNNGDVRLWGGRFADGPAEALAKLSASVHFDWRLAPYDIAGSRAHARVLHTAGLLTADELQRMIAGLDLLEADVADGSFTGTIADEDVHTALERGLLERLGPDLGGKLRAGRSRNDQVATLFRMYLRDHARIIGGLVAELQDALVGLAEAHPDVAMPGRTHLQHAQPVLFAHHVLAHVQSLSRDAERLRQWDTRTAVSPYGSGALAGSSLGLDPEAVARDLGFEHGSVGNSIDGTASRDFVAEFAFITAMIGVNLSRIAEEVIIWNTKEFSFVTLHDAFSTGSSIMPQKKNPDIAELARGKSGRLIGNLTGLLATLKALPLAYNRDLQEDKEPVFDSCDQLEVLLPAFTGMMATLTVNRERMEELAPAGFSLATDIAEWLVKQGVPFRVAHEVAGECVKAAEADGKELDELTDEQFAKISDRLTPQVRTVLDVPGALASRNGRGGTAPSAVAVQLAEVKADLAVQHAWATAKG